CTCGCCGCCGAACTTGACGTTCAACTCCTTCAACGTCTTCACCTGCTGTTCCATTGCGTTCTTCTGCTGGCGCGTCTTTTCCAATTCCATCTTCGCGCTATCCGCCTCTGCCAGCGCATCCTGATATTTCTTATTCGAGACTACGCAACCGCTGGTCATCATGGCCACGACCACCAGCACTGACAAGATCCACTCACGTCTCATACGAACCTCCCCCTCTTACAAGTAATCGAGTATTAGTGAGATCGACCGGTGCGCTACTAACCGAACACAACTATATCTTCCATCCATACTATACATATTCAATTTGTGTGTATGCCAACAGTCCCTCTTTGTCAACTTATTTGCAGCTGTCCCCGTGGATCCACATCACTCAAGAGCACCCGGCAAGAAACATCGGCGAACTTGACGGCAGCGGATAGCTCTGTGATGATCACGACAATACGTACTCTCCACAAGCACACTTTTCAATACAGGAACGTCATGACTGAATGGGGACCTGCATTAGCGGTTATCCTTGGCATTGTGGAAGGGCTGACGGAATTTCTGCCGGTCTCCTCAACTGGGCATCTGATCCTCGTGGGCCATGCACTCGGGTTTACGGGTGATGCTGCGGCCAATGCCGAAATCTCGATTCAGCTCGGGGCTATTCTCGCCGTCATCGTATTTGAACGGGAGAAAATCGCCCGCCTGCTTTCCGGCGCATGGCACGAGCAGGCGGCGTTGCAGACCTTGCAACGGAGCGGCCAACATCCGACCCGGAGAGCATTGATCCGGGTGTCCATGCAGTCCCATCCCCACCTATGGTTTGTGATCGGCCTCGGACTGGCCTTCCTTCCTGCCGCGAGCGTCGGCTTCCTCGCTCACGGGTGGATCAAATCCGTGCTGTTCACGCCACAGACCGTCGCCGCCACCTCGATTGTCGGCGGACTGATCATTCTCGCGGTCGAAGCCCGGCAGCCGAAAGTCCACACCACCCAGCTGGACCGAGTTTCTATCAAGTCCGCCTTCTGGGTCGGCATCGCCCAATGTGCCTCGCTCATTCCCGGCATGTCACGATCCGGTTCAACAATCATCGGCGGCTTGCTCGCCGGCCTCGACCGGAAAGTCGCGACCGAATACTCCTTCTTCCTCGCCTTGCCGACCATCATCGCCGCCACCGCCTACCAAATGCTGAAGGCCAAGGCCACATTCAATCAGGCAGACTATGTGGCGTTGGGCATCGGCATGCTCGTGTCCTTCCTCGTCGCCTGGGCTGTCATCGCAGCCTTCCTGACCTACGTCCAGCGCCACACCTTGCGCGTGTTCGCCTACTACCGTATTGCCCTCGGCATCCTCGTGTTTCTAGTCGTGCGCTAAGCGACGTCCTCTGCATCGTTTCGCGTGAATCGCGAACGAGACACTAGGCTGTCTTGCGGTGACGGGAAGACTGCAGGAAACTGACAAGAACGACTCGTTACGTGCCCGGGGTCTGAACTGAGGGAGTCTCCGGCACCACCGGCGGGACATCCGGCTTTTCAAACATGAAGTGGATGATCAGAAAGATTACCCCGACCGTGATCGCGGAATCCGCCACATTGAATGCCGGCCAGTGGTAGTTGTCGACATACACGTCCAGAAAGTCGATCACTTCGCCGAACCGCAGCCGGTCGATGAGGTTACCGATCGCGCCGCCGAGAATCGCCGACACGCTCAAACGCCCCATCCACTCCCGTTCCGGCATGCGATAGAGAATCGTGCCGAGCAACACCAGCGCAAAAATCGATGTGAGCCCGAAGAACACCATCCGGAAGGCGTTGCTGCTCCCAGCCAATAATCCGAACGCGGCGCCCGGGTTGCGGATATAGGTCAAACTGAAGAGATTGGGGATAATCGGAATGGATTCATGCAGTCGCATGGTCTGCATGATATGCAACTTCGACAGCTGATCGGTGACGATGACACTGCCCGTCAGCGAAGCCAGAACCAGATTGCGCAAAGTGGAGGCGCTCAACGGATCGCCTCCACACACCGGTCACAGAGTGTCGGATGTTCCGTATCCGCGCCGACCGCCTCGCGGTAATTCCAGCAGCGTTCGCATTTGCCGGCGGATGACTTGGCCACCG
Above is a window of Nitrospira sp. DNA encoding:
- a CDS encoding undecaprenyl-diphosphate phosphatase codes for the protein MTEWGPALAVILGIVEGLTEFLPVSSTGHLILVGHALGFTGDAAANAEISIQLGAILAVIVFEREKIARLLSGAWHEQAALQTLQRSGQHPTRRALIRVSMQSHPHLWFVIGLGLAFLPAASVGFLAHGWIKSVLFTPQTVAATSIVGGLIILAVEARQPKVHTTQLDRVSIKSAFWVGIAQCASLIPGMSRSGSTIIGGLLAGLDRKVATEYSFFLALPTIIAATAYQMLKAKATFNQADYVALGIGMLVSFLVAWAVIAAFLTYVQRHTLRVFAYYRIALGILVFLVVR
- the lspA gene encoding signal peptidase II — its product is MSASTLRNLVLASLTGSVIVTDQLSKLHIMQTMRLHESIPIIPNLFSLTYIRNPGAAFGLLAGSSNAFRMVFFGLTSIFALVLLGTILYRMPEREWMGRLSVSAILGGAIGNLIDRLRFGEVIDFLDVYVDNYHWPAFNVADSAITVGVIFLIIHFMFEKPDVPPVVPETPSVQTPGT